In a single window of the Flavivirga spongiicola genome:
- a CDS encoding RagB/SusD family nutrient uptake outer membrane protein — translation MKKILIITIVLFFATSCELTDVVENNPPNNLVPENVIQNENDAKALLNGVYTTITSRTSAFYYMYTELIPSTLIGSMSRVGFGTAAGQFATNTMTFDNTNVRDYWLIFYKVIDLSNNVITLTEAFPDSEFTGNNKSEIIGEAHFLRAMATFDALRYYGQFFDQNSSLGIVLRTEPSNFVNRSKARSTVAECYAQIISDLDKAIADAPDFSVSYRASKTSAKALKAKVLLFQGKYAEAAVLADEVINGGVTSLEADYESVFSKGLNSNEMILMAHRDENSDVDDNNRKRFYSGRAGTTWFSTLMETDPRKPFTFSGATVLKTNDADNFRPTYFLRLSEMYLIKAEALAMSGATLADASVPLNIVRNRAGIGDSPATTLDELKDDIFNEITRELAFENGSEWFAAIRLGKAMTLKPAITSSNQYILPIPEEEITGNGALTLADQNPGYESI, via the coding sequence ATGAAAAAAATATTGATTATTACAATAGTACTTTTTTTTGCTACCTCTTGTGAATTAACAGATGTAGTGGAAAATAATCCACCAAATAATTTAGTTCCAGAAAATGTTATTCAAAATGAGAATGATGCAAAGGCACTATTAAATGGTGTTTACACAACCATAACGTCAAGAACAAGTGCCTTTTACTATATGTATACAGAATTGATACCGAGTACATTAATCGGTTCTATGAGTAGAGTTGGGTTTGGTACAGCAGCAGGCCAATTTGCAACTAATACTATGACGTTTGATAATACTAATGTCAGAGATTATTGGCTCATATTTTATAAAGTGATTGACCTTTCTAATAATGTTATAACATTAACAGAGGCGTTTCCTGATAGTGAGTTTACTGGAAATAATAAGTCGGAAATCATAGGAGAAGCTCATTTTTTAAGGGCTATGGCTACTTTTGATGCCTTGAGATATTATGGACAATTTTTTGACCAGAATAGCAGTTTGGGTATAGTTTTAAGAACAGAACCATCTAATTTCGTCAATAGAAGTAAAGCTAGAAGTACGGTTGCGGAGTGTTACGCTCAAATCATATCAGATTTGGATAAAGCTATTGCTGATGCACCTGATTTCTCTGTATCATATAGAGCTTCAAAAACGTCGGCAAAGGCCTTAAAAGCTAAAGTGTTACTTTTTCAAGGAAAGTATGCTGAAGCAGCAGTTCTTGCTGATGAAGTTATAAATGGCGGTGTTACAAGCTTAGAAGCAGATTATGAATCAGTTTTTAGTAAAGGATTAAATTCTAATGAAATGATTTTAATGGCTCACAGAGACGAGAACTCAGATGTAGATGACAACAATAGAAAGCGTTTTTATTCAGGAAGAGCTGGTACCACATGGTTTTCTACACTTATGGAAACAGACCCCAGAAAACCTTTTACCTTTAGTGGAGCTACAGTTTTAAAAACAAACGATGCGGATAATTTCAGGCCTACTTACTTCTTACGACTCTCTGAAATGTATTTAATAAAAGCTGAGGCTCTTGCTATGAGCGGTGCTACTTTAGCAGATGCAAGCGTTCCATTGAACATTGTTAGAAATAGGGCAGGTATTGGAGATTCTCCTGCCACAACCCTTGATGAACTTAAAGATGATATTTTCAATGAAATAACTCGTGAACTTGCCTTTGAAAATGGAAGTGAATGGTTTGCTGCCATACGTTTAGGAAAGGCTATGACATTAAAGCCAGCTATCACAAGCTCTAACCAATATATTTTACCAATACCGGAGGAAGAAATAACAGGTAATGGCGCATTGACCTTAGCCGATCAAAACCCTGGTTACGAAAGTATATAG
- a CDS encoding M16 family metallopeptidase gives MKNITVIIIIILTLFIGETVAQTTSFNTHIPIDPSIKTGKLSNGLAYYLKRNAKPENKAELRLVLNVGSVLEDDDQQGLAHFIEHMAFNGTKSFEKNKLIDYLQSLGIEFGADLNAHTGFDETVYKLSVPTDDEAIFNTSLQVLREWADGITFDDEEIDNERGVVAEELRARSGANMRMFYQSIPAITNNSRYAKRLPIGMLDVILNSEYETMKRFYRDWYRPDLMALVLVGDFNVDETEIKIKKLFDDIAPVKKAKERIYYEIPNNIKPAVTIITDKEARGVNISVYHKKKGKAITTLKEYKQVVLQELYSGMLRQRLDEIEVLPDAPFLTATAIIGKFFGNMHSYSLRANLKEDKIKEGIESILIESEKARRYGFTESELERYKSVILNNANIYKKEIGKIPTRYYVEQYIDHFTHGDPIPGDNFIYEFYKEVLPAITLEEVNKVGAEWGKQQNIAVVIKSIAKDGLRLPSKSEILKILSSSYTKDIEPYSDKLGNLELMPEKPKPGKIVKTEYHENVDITTWKLDNGVTVIAKPTDFQNDLIVMNGFRPGGSSLSPDSLYVSAREAGNIISSSGVNNISNIDLKKLNMGKTVRAVPYINFYEELFSGSSSSADLERMLQMVHLYFTAPNKDANVFDVHKERLKSTYKDRDNSPGAFFEKKKSEVMTQNHLRGVPLTEGQIENELKLDEVYNFYKKRLESANNFTFIFVGSFELETLKKLVTGYLGSLPSNLKEENSWKDIGLRRPKGVIKKTFVKGIDDKSKVTINFTGELDFSPEKKGQISLLGKLLKIKLTEKLREKMSGVYGVQVSGFAINKPYDWYRMNIRFTCAPENVDKLIRKVFEEIEKIKNEGVSEADINKIKEAELANIEERLKLNYYWVSQIKNVNEFNLNYDDILDYETKINKIDSEYFKQSANIYFNMNNYAQFILMPENEENKQEN, from the coding sequence ATGAAAAATATAACAGTAATCATAATTATCATTTTAACCCTTTTTATAGGGGAAACAGTGGCTCAAACTACTAGTTTTAATACACACATCCCAATAGACCCATCAATTAAAACAGGTAAATTAAGTAATGGCCTTGCTTATTACTTAAAGCGCAATGCTAAACCAGAGAACAAAGCAGAATTAAGACTTGTATTAAATGTAGGTTCTGTACTAGAAGATGATGACCAGCAAGGTTTGGCGCATTTTATAGAACATATGGCATTTAATGGAACTAAAAGCTTTGAAAAAAATAAGCTTATAGATTATTTACAGAGCTTGGGAATTGAGTTTGGTGCCGATTTAAATGCCCATACCGGTTTTGATGAAACGGTATACAAGTTATCTGTTCCTACTGATGACGAGGCTATTTTTAATACCAGCCTCCAGGTTTTAAGGGAGTGGGCAGATGGTATTACGTTTGATGATGAAGAAATAGACAATGAAAGAGGGGTGGTTGCAGAAGAACTGCGGGCAAGAAGCGGTGCTAATATGCGCATGTTTTATCAATCTATACCAGCAATAACAAATAACTCCAGATATGCTAAAAGATTACCCATAGGAATGTTAGATGTTATTTTAAATTCAGAATACGAAACTATGAAGCGTTTTTATAGGGATTGGTACCGTCCTGATTTAATGGCACTTGTTTTAGTTGGGGACTTTAATGTTGATGAAACCGAAATCAAAATCAAGAAATTATTTGATGATATAGCCCCTGTTAAAAAAGCAAAAGAACGCATCTATTATGAGATTCCTAATAATATAAAGCCTGCTGTTACTATAATTACAGATAAAGAGGCAAGAGGTGTCAATATTTCTGTCTACCATAAAAAGAAAGGTAAAGCAATTACTACTTTAAAGGAGTATAAGCAAGTGGTTTTACAGGAGTTGTATTCAGGTATGTTGCGTCAGCGCTTAGATGAAATAGAAGTGTTACCTGATGCCCCGTTTTTAACAGCAACAGCTATAATTGGCAAGTTTTTTGGTAATATGCATAGCTATTCTTTAAGAGCTAATTTAAAAGAAGATAAAATTAAAGAAGGTATTGAATCTATATTAATTGAAAGTGAAAAGGCTAGAAGATATGGTTTTACAGAATCTGAATTAGAACGTTATAAATCGGTTATATTAAATAACGCCAATATATATAAAAAGGAAATAGGAAAAATACCTACCAGATACTATGTTGAACAATACATAGATCATTTTACCCATGGCGACCCAATTCCTGGAGATAACTTTATTTATGAATTTTATAAAGAGGTATTACCCGCCATAACGCTTGAAGAAGTAAACAAAGTAGGTGCAGAATGGGGTAAACAACAAAACATAGCTGTAGTGATAAAGTCCATAGCAAAAGATGGCTTGAGGTTACCAAGTAAAAGCGAAATATTGAAAATACTATCTTCCAGTTATACTAAAGATATTGAGCCTTATAGTGATAAGCTAGGAAATTTAGAATTAATGCCAGAGAAACCAAAACCTGGTAAAATTGTAAAAACGGAATATCACGAAAATGTGGATATCACTACATGGAAACTTGATAATGGTGTTACCGTTATTGCCAAACCCACAGATTTTCAGAACGATTTAATAGTTATGAATGGTTTTAGACCTGGCGGGAGTTCCCTTTCACCAGATTCCTTATATGTGTCTGCTAGAGAAGCGGGTAATATTATTAGCTCAAGTGGAGTAAATAATATTTCGAATATAGATTTGAAGAAATTGAATATGGGAAAAACTGTTAGAGCCGTTCCTTATATTAATTTTTATGAGGAGTTGTTTTCGGGTAGCAGTTCATCTGCCGATCTTGAAAGAATGCTACAAATGGTACATTTATATTTTACAGCTCCTAATAAAGATGCCAATGTTTTTGATGTACACAAAGAACGTTTAAAATCAACATATAAGGATAGAGATAACAGTCCAGGGGCTTTCTTTGAGAAAAAGAAAAGCGAGGTGATGACCCAAAATCATTTAAGAGGTGTTCCATTAACAGAAGGACAAATTGAAAATGAACTAAAATTGGATGAAGTTTATAATTTTTATAAAAAACGTCTTGAATCTGCCAATAACTTTACTTTTATTTTTGTTGGAAGTTTTGAATTGGAAACGCTCAAAAAGTTGGTGACAGGCTATTTAGGAAGCCTTCCTTCCAATTTAAAGGAAGAAAACTCTTGGAAAGATATTGGCTTAAGACGTCCAAAAGGTGTTATTAAGAAGACATTTGTAAAAGGCATTGATGATAAAAGTAAAGTAACTATTAATTTTACTGGAGAACTTGACTTTTCACCAGAAAAAAAAGGACAAATAAGCTTATTGGGTAAATTGTTGAAGATTAAGCTAACGGAGAAGTTACGTGAAAAAATGTCTGGTGTTTATGGAGTGCAAGTTTCAGGTTTTGCTATAAATAAACCCTATGATTGGTATAGGATGAATATACGGTTTACTTGTGCTCCAGAAAACGTAGATAAGTTAATAAGAAAAGTATTTGAGGAAATTGAAAAGATTAAAAATGAAGGGGTGTCAGAAGCTGATATAAACAAAATAAAAGAAGCAGAATTGGCGAATATTGAAGAACGCCTTAAGTTAAATTATTATTGGGTTTCTCAGATTAAAAATGTTAATGAATTCAATTTGAATTATGATGACATTTTAGATTACGAGACGAAAATAAATAAAATTGATTCAGAATATTTCAAACAGTCTGCAAACATTTACTTTAATATGAATAATTATGCCCAATTTATTTTAATGCCCGAAAATGAAGAGAACAAACAAGAGAACTAA
- a CDS encoding RNA-binding domain-containing protein, giving the protein MKYKRQMENSFIINNLLQKEESVRLEFKTNAHITTIAKTITAFINTEGGDLLIGVADNKQIVGVDNAQRLRNRIQHQLIDTIRPNAPISSQVIRYKGKDLVLISVWEGANKPYQYKGQIFTRENDRTKLSSQDILKELISERKAADFHWERRSVLGASLSDLDKDEINKTIEYYQDFKSDVHFEDEEDFLIQMGLMQNGHYTNACIVLFAKSPMLFIPQSKIRITVYPSDSTGDRFLNDRIFDDNLFSNITGVLSFLDATFGKSISVDGIHRKEKLNYPLLALREGLLNAMVHRDYNSVNGFLQISIFSDRTEIANYGGLPEGITLRDLRREHNSILRNPDIAKICFIRRYIEMLGSGTLRMINDCKKNKFKTPSWKQNNNITTVVFPELKVTLKNSEGINEGINEGIKSKLKETFKDENEGIKNELITIYELIDSTSGLKTKDIATVIDKGLSTTERYLKKLKDEGFIEYVGSLKTGSYTIKNY; this is encoded by the coding sequence AAATAACTTATTACAGAAAGAAGAGAGTGTACGTTTAGAGTTTAAAACGAATGCCCATATAACTACTATTGCCAAAACTATAACCGCTTTTATTAATACAGAAGGTGGTGATTTATTAATTGGTGTAGCTGATAATAAACAAATAGTTGGTGTAGATAATGCTCAAAGGTTAAGAAATAGAATACAACATCAATTAATAGATACTATTAGACCTAATGCACCGATTTCATCGCAAGTAATTAGATATAAAGGTAAAGACCTTGTATTAATAAGTGTTTGGGAAGGTGCAAATAAACCTTATCAATACAAAGGTCAGATTTTTACTCGTGAAAATGACAGAACTAAACTATCAAGTCAAGATATACTAAAAGAACTAATTAGTGAGCGTAAAGCAGCAGATTTTCATTGGGAAAGACGTTCGGTTTTAGGTGCTTCTCTTTCAGATTTAGATAAAGATGAAATAAACAAAACTATTGAGTATTATCAAGATTTTAAATCTGATGTTCATTTTGAAGATGAAGAAGATTTCCTAATTCAAATGGGATTAATGCAAAACGGTCATTATACGAACGCTTGTATTGTACTGTTTGCAAAATCACCTATGCTGTTTATTCCGCAGTCTAAAATAAGAATTACAGTATATCCATCAGATAGTACAGGAGATAGGTTTTTAAACGACCGCATTTTTGATGATAATTTATTTAGTAACATAACTGGTGTACTAAGTTTTTTAGATGCAACTTTTGGTAAAAGTATTAGTGTTGATGGTATTCATAGAAAAGAAAAATTAAACTATCCTTTATTAGCTTTAAGAGAAGGTTTACTAAATGCAATGGTACATAGAGATTATAATTCTGTTAATGGTTTTTTACAAATCTCAATTTTTTCTGATAGAACAGAAATTGCTAATTATGGTGGTTTGCCAGAAGGTATTACATTAAGAGATTTAAGAAGAGAACATAATTCTATACTACGTAATCCAGATATTGCTAAAATATGTTTTATAAGAAGGTATATTGAAATGCTTGGTAGTGGTACTTTAAGAATGATTAATGATTGTAAGAAGAATAAGTTCAAAACACCTTCCTGGAAACAAAATAATAATATTACTACAGTTGTTTTTCCGGAACTTAAAGTAACTCTTAAAAATAGTGAGGGTATAAATGAGGGTATAAATGAGGGTATAAAAAGTAAGCTAAAAGAAACTTTTAAAGATGAAAATGAGGGTATAAAAAATGAACTTATTACTATTTATGAGCTTATTGATTCTACTTCTGGTTTAAAAACTAAAGATATTGCTACTGTTATAGATAAAGGTTTATCTACTACAGAACGTTATCTTAAAAAATTAAAAGATGAAGGTTTTATTGAATATGTAGGTTCTCTTAAAACAGGTAGTTATACTATTAAAAATTATTAA
- a CDS encoding SusC/RagA family TonB-linked outer membrane protein has translation MRTFILLFCTSVFSFSSGNLLSQNTKVVIDADMTVTIEEVFDIIDRQTNFSFIYRSNLFKGLPKVELKKGSFRINRLLLKSIDSKDFNFILTKDNAVIIKKKAPGDKKQEVKVSGRVTNEKGLPLPGVTVLIKGTVTGTATDFDGNYTLTVPFSENVLAFSFLGYETQEILVKDQTVIDVQLKPSITGLDEAIVIGYGKVKREALTGAVSSVDVKNITNQAPTVNLDNALQGQIAGVYISSATGQPGAAARVRIRGTTSLFGSNQPLYVIDGIPVVPNSNIPIGGTEGQNLGNQLAQEGISTPLGNINSADIESISVLKDASAAAIYGSRAANGVIIINTKQGVYSGKPKFDVNYSLSTQSLQTLDVLDANQYRQVWTTAVENGSSNDAFAQSVLDGSHFGNANTNWEDEVSPGNPLTTFFNINVYGGTQKTRYHTSIGINTQDGIYDGVGFDRYSYNLNLDTEINDNWKFGSKLNVSFANQKALDGGVTQLTYNYRPDLPVFNDEGEYSFSPTYSFENPVARSKASNNNKTLLLLGSFFTELRLAKGLHIKTLFALNYNNGNQQSFYPKFTFRGGWNRARGDGDGFAQESRSRFTNTLWQNTLTYNTLINDFHNVDVVLGASFEKTKNSFTKAFGTGFFNDVLTNISSATVSDSGSSFESGSGIESYFGRINYDYDDKYFITLSARVDGSSKFAKENTHAFFPAAAAAWRISKESFLENAEFIDELKLRVSLGKTGQQDFGDYAWRTLFETSNYGGDPSVILSQLGNDQLKWETTDQFDLGLDFSLFKGRLSGGIGYYVKDTKDALFTAIIPGSTGSNRIIANVGNTENKGIEFELKGDIIRKDDFSWNLGFNISKNKNKLTKISDDFLGDDGFLTGFGGGGRLREGSPIGLIYGYLSEGIFSTQEEIDALNTASPTGTYQNTQTAPGDLKFKDLTGPDGVPDGRITSLDQDVIGDTQPDFFGGITNTISYKGFTLSTFFSYSVGNDIQAFNLARDTNFFSTFFGENKTTDVLNAWTPDNTSTNIPRSVYRDPNNNGRISSHYVYKGSYLRLKTLNLNYTFPKEVIQKLKFIDNLSLYFTAQNLFTITNYPGADPEASNLYNNDISAGRDNNRFPIAKVFTTGIKIGF, from the coding sequence ATGAGAACATTTATTTTGTTATTCTGTACATCTGTATTTAGTTTCTCTTCAGGAAATCTCCTGTCTCAGAATACTAAAGTGGTTATAGATGCAGATATGACAGTTACCATTGAAGAAGTTTTCGACATCATTGACCGACAAACTAACTTTTCCTTTATCTACAGGTCAAATTTATTTAAAGGCTTGCCAAAAGTAGAACTTAAAAAAGGTTCTTTTCGAATCAATAGACTATTATTGAAAAGTATTGATAGCAAAGATTTTAATTTTATCCTTACCAAGGATAATGCAGTAATAATTAAAAAGAAAGCTCCAGGTGATAAGAAACAAGAAGTTAAGGTTTCTGGTAGGGTAACCAATGAAAAAGGACTTCCCCTTCCTGGTGTTACGGTATTAATTAAGGGTACAGTTACAGGTACAGCAACAGATTTTGATGGCAATTATACTCTTACAGTTCCTTTTTCTGAAAATGTATTGGCTTTTTCTTTTCTGGGTTATGAAACCCAAGAAATCTTAGTAAAGGACCAAACGGTTATTGATGTTCAATTAAAGCCATCTATTACGGGACTTGATGAAGCAATTGTCATTGGCTATGGTAAAGTAAAAAGAGAAGCACTTACTGGAGCCGTTAGCTCCGTAGACGTAAAAAACATTACCAATCAAGCCCCAACAGTTAATTTAGATAATGCTTTGCAGGGGCAAATTGCAGGCGTTTATATTTCAAGTGCAACTGGACAACCAGGCGCAGCAGCAAGGGTAAGGATTAGGGGAACAACATCTTTGTTTGGGTCTAATCAGCCCTTATATGTCATTGATGGTATCCCAGTAGTCCCTAATAGTAATATACCGATTGGAGGAACCGAAGGCCAAAATTTAGGAAATCAATTGGCGCAAGAAGGTATAAGTACGCCATTAGGTAATATAAATAGTGCAGATATTGAATCCATAAGTGTCTTAAAAGACGCTTCTGCAGCAGCTATTTATGGTTCAAGAGCCGCAAATGGAGTTATTATCATAAATACTAAACAAGGGGTTTATTCAGGCAAACCAAAGTTTGATGTGAATTATTCCTTAAGTACACAATCACTGCAAACTTTAGACGTACTGGATGCAAACCAATATAGACAAGTGTGGACTACAGCAGTTGAAAACGGAAGTTCTAATGATGCTTTTGCTCAAAGCGTATTAGATGGATCGCACTTTGGAAACGCTAATACTAATTGGGAAGATGAAGTGAGTCCAGGTAATCCTTTAACCACATTTTTTAATATCAATGTTTATGGAGGCACACAAAAAACTAGATACCATACGTCTATTGGAATCAATACTCAAGATGGGATTTATGATGGTGTTGGTTTTGATCGTTATTCTTATAACCTGAATTTAGATACAGAAATAAATGATAACTGGAAATTTGGTTCTAAGTTAAATGTGTCATTTGCGAATCAAAAAGCATTAGATGGGGGAGTTACACAATTAACCTATAACTATAGACCTGATTTACCAGTGTTTAATGATGAGGGGGAGTATTCATTTTCACCAACATACAGTTTTGAAAACCCTGTAGCACGTTCTAAAGCAAGTAATAATAATAAAACATTACTGTTATTGGGGTCATTTTTTACAGAATTAAGGTTAGCTAAAGGATTACATATTAAGACACTGTTTGCTTTAAATTACAACAATGGCAACCAGCAAAGCTTTTATCCAAAATTTACATTTAGAGGAGGATGGAATAGGGCAAGAGGAGATGGAGATGGTTTTGCTCAAGAAAGTAGAAGTAGGTTTACAAATACGTTATGGCAAAACACTTTAACTTATAATACATTGATTAATGACTTTCATAATGTAGATGTCGTATTAGGAGCTTCTTTTGAAAAGACCAAAAATTCTTTTACAAAAGCTTTTGGGACAGGTTTTTTTAATGACGTACTCACTAATATATCTAGTGCAACAGTTTCTGATAGTGGATCATCTTTTGAATCAGGGTCTGGTATAGAATCTTATTTTGGAAGAATTAATTATGATTATGACGATAAATATTTTATTACGTTATCAGCAAGAGTCGATGGGTCATCAAAATTCGCTAAGGAGAATACACATGCCTTTTTTCCTGCAGCGGCAGCAGCGTGGAGGATATCCAAAGAGTCTTTTTTAGAAAATGCTGAGTTTATTGATGAATTAAAATTACGTGTAAGTTTAGGGAAAACGGGGCAACAAGATTTTGGAGATTATGCATGGCGTACACTTTTTGAAACTTCTAATTACGGAGGAGATCCCTCTGTAATTTTAAGCCAATTAGGAAATGATCAACTAAAATGGGAAACGACAGACCAATTTGACCTTGGCCTAGATTTTTCATTATTCAAAGGAAGGTTATCAGGAGGGATAGGATATTATGTTAAAGATACTAAGGATGCTTTATTTACAGCCATAATACCAGGTAGCACAGGTAGTAATAGAATAATTGCCAATGTAGGTAACACAGAAAATAAAGGTATTGAGTTTGAACTTAAAGGAGATATCATTCGAAAAGATGATTTTAGTTGGAATTTGGGCTTCAATATAAGTAAGAACAAAAATAAACTTACTAAAATATCAGATGACTTTTTAGGAGATGATGGGTTTTTGACAGGTTTTGGCGGCGGTGGAAGGCTTAGAGAAGGAAGCCCTATTGGTTTAATCTATGGATACTTGTCTGAGGGGATTTTCTCAACTCAAGAAGAAATAGATGCTTTAAATACTGCCTCGCCTACAGGAACTTACCAAAATACTCAAACTGCTCCTGGAGATTTAAAGTTTAAAGATTTAACAGGTCCAGATGGAGTCCCTGATGGAAGAATTACAAGTCTTGATCAGGATGTAATTGGAGATACACAACCTGATTTTTTTGGAGGTATTACTAACACGATAAGCTACAAGGGATTTACTCTGTCAACGTTCTTCTCTTATTCAGTTGGGAACGACATTCAGGCTTTTAATTTGGCTAGGGATACTAATTTTTTCAGTACTTTTTTTGGAGAAAATAAGACTACGGATGTTTTAAATGCTTGGACGCCAGACAATACTTCAACCAATATTCCAAGAAGTGTTTATAGAGACCCTAATAATAATGGAAGAATATCGAGTCACTACGTATATAAAGGCTCTTATCTTAGGTTAAAGACATTGAATTTAAATTATACGTTCCCAAAAGAGGTTATACAAAAGTTAAAATTTATAGATAACCTTTCTTTATACTTTACAGCTCAAAATTTGTTTACCATAACAAATTATCCTGGGGCGGATCCAGAAGCTTCTAATTTGTACAATAATGATATAAGTGCAGGAAGAGACAATAACCGTTTTCCAATAGCAAAGGTTTTTACGACAGGTATTAAAATAGGGTTTTAA
- a CDS encoding DUF5655 domain-containing protein, producing the protein MNLYNLKSKDTISILKEKPFKLEKEIQALFESNLDALMNLQLVKSEFSIKNKRIDTLAYDKQSNAFIIIEYKRSKNISVVDQGFTYLSLMLENKADFIVEYNETLKENLKRTDVDWSQTRVVFVSTIFTDNQRTATNFKDIAIELWEVKRYENNLISINQIRKSKSAESIKPITASNKELENITKEIKVYSEEGHTLNKSDSAVELYESFRDAILNFKEDIEIIPRKKRIAFKGNRIICDILIQKSGIKLWVNLKSGELDDPKNLMRDVSNIGHWGNGDYELVIKNTNDLEYIMSLIKQAI; encoded by the coding sequence ATGAACTTATATAACTTAAAATCAAAAGATACTATAAGTATTCTAAAGGAAAAGCCATTTAAATTAGAAAAGGAGATACAAGCTCTTTTTGAAAGTAATTTAGATGCTTTGATGAATTTACAATTAGTAAAGTCAGAGTTCTCTATAAAAAATAAGCGTATAGATACTTTAGCTTATGATAAACAATCAAATGCATTTATAATTATTGAATATAAGAGAAGTAAGAATATAAGTGTTGTTGACCAAGGTTTTACGTATCTAAGTTTAATGCTCGAAAACAAAGCTGATTTTATTGTAGAGTATAATGAAACTTTAAAAGAGAATTTAAAGCGTACTGATGTAGATTGGAGTCAAACAAGAGTCGTTTTTGTTTCAACAATTTTTACTGATAATCAACGAACAGCAACAAATTTTAAAGATATAGCAATTGAACTGTGGGAAGTAAAACGCTATGAAAATAATTTAATAAGTATTAATCAAATTAGAAAAAGTAAGTCTGCAGAAAGTATTAAGCCAATAACAGCATCTAATAAGGAATTAGAAAACATTACCAAAGAAATAAAAGTTTACTCAGAAGAAGGCCATACATTAAATAAGTCTGATAGTGCAGTAGAGTTGTATGAATCTTTTAGAGATGCTATTCTAAATTTCAAAGAAGACATAGAAATAATACCACGAAAGAAAAGAATTGCATTTAAAGGCAACCGTATCATTTGTGATATTTTAATTCAAAAAAGCGGTATAAAGTTATGGGTAAACTTAAAAAGTGGAGAACTTGATGACCCTAAAAACTTAATGCGTGATGTTTCTAACATTGGTCATTGGGGTAATGGAGATTATGAATTAGTTATAAAAAATACAAACGATTTAGAATACATAATGAGTTTAATAAAACAAGCTATTTGA